One Rossellomorea aquimaris DNA window includes the following coding sequences:
- a CDS encoding enoyl-CoA hydratase-related protein, with amino-acid sequence MFETIKYEVKNNVAWITLNRPDKLNAFIRQLNLEMQKAMKESSRNEEVRAIVITGEGRAFCSGQDLSEVDESMDHGEVLRNNYGPMVKEIEQCEKPVIAAVNGVAAGAGFSLALACDFRLVSEKASFVQAFVHVGLVPDSGNLYYLSKIVGYAKALELAVFGEKIKALDAEKLGLVTKIISLEEWQEETAAFAERIASMPTKAIGLMKRLLKGSADLSFNDYLEKEACAQRIAGKTEDHREGVAAFMEKRRPAFHGK; translated from the coding sequence ATGTTTGAAACGATTAAGTACGAAGTGAAGAATAACGTAGCCTGGATTACCCTGAATCGTCCTGATAAGCTGAACGCTTTCATCCGTCAACTCAATTTGGAAATGCAAAAGGCCATGAAGGAATCTTCACGAAATGAAGAAGTAAGAGCCATCGTGATAACAGGTGAAGGCAGGGCTTTTTGTTCGGGACAGGATTTAAGCGAAGTAGATGAATCGATGGATCATGGAGAGGTACTGCGAAATAACTACGGACCGATGGTGAAAGAAATTGAGCAGTGTGAGAAGCCGGTCATTGCAGCCGTCAATGGAGTGGCGGCAGGAGCGGGCTTCAGCCTGGCCCTGGCCTGTGACTTCAGGCTCGTATCCGAGAAAGCGAGCTTTGTGCAAGCATTTGTGCACGTCGGATTAGTACCTGATTCAGGGAATCTTTATTATTTATCAAAGATTGTTGGCTACGCAAAAGCGCTGGAACTGGCGGTTTTTGGAGAGAAGATAAAGGCGCTCGATGCAGAAAAGCTGGGTCTTGTCACGAAAATCATATCGCTTGAAGAGTGGCAGGAAGAGACGGCGGCGTTTGCCGAAAGAATCGCCTCCATGCCAACGAAGGCAATCGGCTTGATGAAGCGTTTATTAAAGGGAAGCGCGGATCTATCCTTCAACGATTACTTAGAAAAAGAAGCCTGTGCCCAGCGTATCGCAGGCAAGACAGAAGATCACCGCGAAGGTGTGGCAGCATTTATGGAGAAAAGAAGACCAGCTTTTCACGGAAAATAA
- the paaC gene encoding 1,2-phenylacetyl-CoA epoxidase subunit PaaC: MKVKNPNDIPNGDYKEALLSLLYQLADDDFILAYRGSEWLGLAPHIEEDVAFSSINQDTMGHATMFYQLLEELGEGDQDHLAHGRKASERRNAILLEEVNGSGHYLQEPRYDWAFAVVRHYFYSVAKKVRIDSLKNSSYEPLAEMAIKINTELYYHLLHWKTWFIQLMNAGGEARERMNKAIERVLKEFQGVLTLGPMGKEMSLMALIEGEESLTKRWELALQPVFQSTQLSFPPNVSMKKGNGRLGEHTPELDTALSTLSEVYNTNPAASW, translated from the coding sequence ATGAAAGTGAAAAATCCAAATGACATCCCGAACGGAGATTATAAGGAAGCGCTTTTGAGCCTGCTCTATCAATTGGCAGACGATGATTTCATCCTTGCGTATCGCGGTTCTGAATGGCTGGGACTCGCTCCTCATATTGAAGAGGATGTCGCCTTTTCATCCATTAATCAAGATACGATGGGGCATGCCACGATGTTTTATCAACTCCTTGAAGAGTTAGGGGAAGGGGATCAGGACCATCTGGCACATGGAAGGAAGGCGTCAGAACGAAGAAATGCCATCTTACTGGAAGAAGTGAATGGATCCGGACACTACTTACAAGAACCCCGCTACGACTGGGCCTTTGCTGTTGTAAGACATTATTTCTACAGCGTCGCCAAAAAGGTACGAATTGACTCGTTAAAGAATTCCTCCTATGAACCACTTGCCGAAATGGCGATCAAAATCAACACAGAATTATATTATCACCTGCTGCACTGGAAAACCTGGTTCATTCAATTAATGAATGCAGGCGGGGAAGCAAGGGAGCGAATGAATAAGGCGATTGAACGAGTATTGAAAGAATTCCAGGGAGTCCTGACCCTGGGGCCAATGGGGAAAGAAATGTCTCTTATGGCTCTGATCGAAGGGGAAGAAAGCTTAACGAAACGATGGGAGCTGGCCCTTCAACCGGTCTTCCAATCTACTCAACTATCCTTTCCTCCGAATGTAAGCATGAAAAAGGGGAATGGACGCTTAGGTGAGCATACTCCTGAACTGGATACGGCACTTTCCACATTAAGCGAAGTCTATAACACAAATCCCGCAGCAAGCTGGTAA
- a CDS encoding GntR family transcriptional regulator, translating to MKKRQTAEFRVYGQLKDALLARKIAPGTQLVEQIISLKMDVSRTPIRHALKRLEAEGLVQIIPNRGAFVVHPTKEEIISFFELRKELEFLTVKYGLPKVKKSHMSKLYEFLENEQETYKQKDLLKYVELNKQFHLFLAEVSGNKFLIRYMDEMLTQSNVYLFLFDVFYHVEPGENVRFREHEEMVKAIENKDQQTLLELIDLHMKHSFDDLRLEDNGYSSLESVLVD from the coding sequence GTGAAGAAGAGACAAACCGCAGAGTTTAGAGTGTATGGGCAACTGAAAGATGCCTTACTTGCCAGAAAGATCGCTCCGGGAACCCAGCTTGTGGAACAAATCATCTCTCTGAAGATGGATGTGAGCAGAACCCCCATCCGACATGCGCTGAAACGACTGGAAGCCGAAGGACTGGTTCAGATCATTCCGAATCGAGGCGCATTTGTCGTACACCCTACAAAAGAAGAGATTATATCTTTCTTCGAATTAAGGAAAGAACTAGAATTCCTTACTGTAAAATACGGTCTCCCAAAGGTGAAAAAATCACATATGTCAAAGCTTTATGAGTTTCTTGAGAATGAACAGGAAACATACAAACAAAAGGATCTGTTAAAATACGTCGAGCTCAATAAACAGTTTCATTTATTTCTAGCAGAGGTCAGCGGGAATAAATTCCTGATAAGATACATGGATGAAATGCTTACTCAGTCTAACGTCTATCTGTTTTTATTTGATGTGTTTTATCACGTGGAACCGGGTGAGAACGTCCGTTTCCGCGAACATGAAGAAATGGTAAAGGCGATTGAAAACAAAGACCAGCAAACTTTGTTGGAACTGATCGATCTTCATATGAAGCATAGTTTTGATGATTTACGATTGGAGGATAATGGGTACTCCTCACTTGAGTCTGTTTTAGTAGATTAA
- the paaA gene encoding 1,2-phenylacetyl-CoA epoxidase subunit PaaA produces the protein MSDVLSNQQLTEEERMAHFMRKIENDEKIEADDWMPDEYRNALIKLISMHGISEIMGALPEKEWVPKAPTLRRKLGIMAKVQDEMGHGQLLLRVAEDLMKPYGKTREHIMRDLFSGDLKFHNVFHMEAPTWGDAGLIGWLVDGAAIITQTNMLHASYGPYARALKRICAEEVFHAQHGEAIIMALAEGTPEQRALVQDAVDRWWESLLMFFGPGDAKTTGSSKQDITIKYNIRTKTNEQLRQDFFTKYVPRMLSLGLTLPDETMYFDEEKDLWIYKQPDWNRFKEIIRNNGPKSKDRLRLRELSYDNNAWVREALSPSDQVS, from the coding sequence ATGAGTGACGTATTATCAAATCAACAACTGACAGAAGAAGAGCGTATGGCTCATTTTATGAGAAAGATTGAAAATGACGAAAAGATTGAAGCGGATGATTGGATGCCGGATGAATATCGAAATGCACTGATCAAGCTGATTTCCATGCATGGGATAAGTGAAATCATGGGGGCTCTTCCCGAGAAGGAGTGGGTACCGAAAGCGCCTACACTAAGAAGGAAGCTTGGAATCATGGCAAAGGTACAGGACGAGATGGGCCATGGACAGCTACTGCTTCGTGTAGCGGAAGATTTAATGAAGCCTTACGGGAAAACACGAGAGCATATTATGAGAGATTTATTTTCAGGAGATTTAAAGTTCCATAACGTCTTTCACATGGAAGCACCTACCTGGGGAGACGCTGGGTTAATCGGCTGGCTTGTGGACGGGGCAGCGATCATTACTCAAACGAATATGCTCCATGCCTCATACGGGCCATATGCCCGGGCGCTAAAGCGGATTTGTGCGGAAGAAGTCTTCCATGCACAGCATGGTGAAGCCATCATCATGGCTCTGGCAGAAGGGACTCCCGAGCAAAGGGCATTAGTTCAGGATGCAGTAGACCGCTGGTGGGAATCGCTTCTTATGTTCTTTGGACCTGGTGATGCGAAAACGACAGGTTCCTCTAAGCAGGATATCACCATCAAGTACAACATCCGGACGAAAACAAATGAACAGCTGAGACAGGACTTTTTCACAAAATATGTTCCGAGGATGCTGTCGTTAGGACTGACTCTTCCTGATGAGACGATGTATTTCGATGAAGAAAAGGACTTATGGATCTATAAGCAGCCCGACTGGAACCGCTTCAAGGAAATCATTCGGAACAATGGGCCGAAATCAAAGGATCGCCTTCGTTTAAGAGAATTATCCTACGACAATAATGCGTGGGTTCGAGAAGCATTAAGCCCTAGCGACCAAGTAAGCTAG
- a CDS encoding AMP-binding protein codes for MILHEIETASRSQMERLQLERLQHIAAYVYERVPFYREQFDLRGLKPQDLKSLSNLKMLPLTKKKDLRENYPFGLFAVKREEMVRVHASSGTSGKPTVVGYTPNDINMWGEIVARAIAMSGGKPGDVLHNAYGYGLFTGGLGLHYGSEKLGMITVPVSGGNMSRQITLLEDFQPTVICGTPSYVLNLAESMEAQGKDPASLSLRYGIFGAEPWSNTLRETLERKLNIKACDIYGLSEVIGPGVAMECHEAQDGLHIAEDHFLVEVIHPDTLESLPEGEVGELVFTSLTKEAFPIIRYRTGDIASIQHGTCSCGRTTVKMSRVKGRVDDMLIIRGVNVFPSEMEHFLLQISELAPHYQVHLKKKGALDLVELQVEVTDEYYQGMSQDLKHEGINQLEAKVKSLMKERCYVSMDVKIRGPREIPRSEGKAIRIVDLRGEAMFQ; via the coding sequence TTGATTTTGCATGAGATTGAAACTGCCAGTCGATCGCAAATGGAACGCCTTCAACTAGAGAGATTACAACATATTGCTGCTTATGTGTATGAACGAGTCCCTTTTTACCGTGAACAATTTGACCTGAGAGGTCTGAAGCCACAGGATTTAAAGTCTTTGTCAAACCTTAAAATGTTACCGCTTACAAAAAAGAAAGATTTACGGGAGAATTACCCTTTTGGCCTGTTCGCGGTCAAGCGTGAAGAAATGGTAAGGGTCCATGCATCTTCCGGAACAAGTGGAAAGCCGACGGTTGTAGGGTATACCCCGAATGATATCAACATGTGGGGAGAAATTGTGGCCCGGGCCATTGCCATGTCAGGTGGAAAACCCGGGGACGTCCTGCATAATGCATATGGATACGGACTATTTACAGGTGGTTTGGGCCTGCATTATGGGAGTGAGAAGCTGGGGATGATCACGGTGCCGGTATCGGGCGGAAACATGTCCAGGCAAATCACTTTATTGGAAGACTTTCAGCCAACGGTCATATGCGGCACGCCATCTTACGTTCTCAATTTAGCAGAATCAATGGAGGCACAGGGGAAGGATCCGGCTTCACTATCCTTACGATATGGAATATTCGGGGCTGAGCCCTGGTCGAATACGCTGAGAGAAACATTGGAAAGAAAGCTGAATATTAAAGCGTGTGACATATATGGCTTAAGTGAAGTCATCGGTCCTGGTGTTGCCATGGAATGTCATGAAGCACAGGATGGCCTTCATATTGCCGAAGACCATTTTCTCGTGGAAGTCATCCATCCCGATACATTAGAGTCGCTGCCGGAGGGGGAAGTCGGGGAACTTGTCTTTACGAGCTTAACGAAGGAAGCCTTTCCGATCATCCGCTATAGAACCGGAGATATCGCTTCGATACAGCACGGAACATGCTCATGTGGAAGAACGACGGTGAAGATGTCACGTGTCAAGGGGAGAGTGGATGACATGCTCATCATCAGGGGAGTGAACGTGTTTCCATCAGAAATGGAACACTTCCTGCTTCAGATAAGTGAGCTCGCGCCACATTATCAGGTTCATTTAAAGAAAAAAGGGGCACTCGATTTGGTGGAGCTGCAAGTTGAGGTCACGGATGAATACTACCAAGGGATGTCTCAAGATTTAAAGCATGAAGGAATCAATCAATTGGAAGCAAAAGTGAAAAGCCTCATGAAAGAGCGGTGCTATGTTTCCATGGATGTAAAAATCAGGGGCCCGAGAGAAATCCCCCGTTCAGAAGGAAAAGCCATCCGGATTGTGGATCTTAGAGGAGAAGCCATGTTTCAATAA
- a CDS encoding EthD family reductase, whose protein sequence is MVKLIALYKHPENKEKFDEHYFNTHAPITAKIPGLKKMDVTKIVGSPMGGEGKYYLMCEMYYDNHEALKAAMKSDEGKASGKDLMGFAAELVTLMIGEEVNE, encoded by the coding sequence ATGGTAAAACTAATCGCATTGTATAAGCACCCTGAAAACAAAGAGAAATTTGATGAGCATTACTTCAATACCCACGCTCCGATCACGGCAAAAATTCCAGGCCTTAAAAAGATGGATGTAACGAAAATCGTTGGTTCACCTATGGGTGGAGAAGGCAAATACTACTTAATGTGCGAAATGTATTATGACAATCATGAAGCGCTGAAAGCAGCCATGAAATCCGATGAAGGCAAAGCCTCCGGGAAGGACCTTATGGGCTTCGCCGCAGAGTTAGTCACTCTTATGATTGGTGAAGAAGTGAATGAGTAA
- a CDS encoding FAD-binding oxidoreductase, translated as MKSYIVVGAGILGASTAYHLAKAGAHVTVVDRQDPGQATDAAAGIVCPWLSQRRNKVWYRLAKGGAKYYPGIIQQLEADGETETGYKRVGAISLHTDENKLRKMVERAEKRREDAPEIGELTLLTAEETRQHFPLLSEKYQAVHVSGAARVDGRAMRQALINGAKKNGAIFRQGDAKLLKDHNRITGVTMDEEKLEADEVIVTAGVWAKALFEPMGINFLVSSQKAQILHLEVKGEETSGWPVVMPPNDQYLLAFPEGRVVAGATHENEMGFDRRVTAGGLHEVLHKAMEVAPGIHNSTVIETRVGFRPFTPGFLPVFGAMPGLPGVLVANGLGASGLTIGPYLGSELAKLALGEPTELDPVDYDVAGAIG; from the coding sequence ATGAAATCATATATTGTTGTCGGAGCTGGAATTCTTGGAGCTTCTACGGCTTACCATCTTGCCAAGGCCGGAGCACACGTAACAGTTGTGGACCGTCAAGACCCTGGACAAGCAACCGATGCCGCAGCGGGAATTGTCTGTCCTTGGCTTTCCCAACGTCGGAATAAAGTGTGGTATCGACTGGCCAAAGGTGGGGCGAAGTATTATCCGGGAATCATTCAGCAGCTGGAAGCAGATGGAGAAACTGAGACAGGGTATAAGCGTGTAGGCGCGATCAGCCTTCATACCGATGAAAATAAACTTCGGAAAATGGTGGAGAGAGCGGAAAAACGCCGGGAGGATGCACCTGAAATCGGTGAACTCACTCTTCTTACGGCTGAGGAAACACGTCAACATTTCCCGCTTTTATCTGAGAAATATCAAGCTGTTCATGTAAGTGGGGCTGCACGAGTTGACGGAAGAGCAATGCGGCAGGCGCTTATAAACGGAGCCAAAAAGAATGGGGCGATATTCCGACAAGGGGATGCCAAGCTTCTGAAAGATCATAATAGGATCACAGGCGTCACCATGGATGAAGAAAAGCTTGAAGCAGATGAAGTGATTGTCACAGCAGGTGTTTGGGCGAAGGCACTTTTTGAACCGATGGGAATAAACTTTTTAGTATCTTCGCAAAAAGCGCAAATTCTTCATTTAGAGGTAAAGGGGGAAGAAACGAGTGGGTGGCCTGTCGTCATGCCGCCAAATGACCAATACCTTCTTGCTTTTCCTGAGGGAAGAGTCGTAGCAGGAGCCACACATGAAAATGAGATGGGGTTCGACCGTCGGGTGACAGCAGGTGGTTTACATGAAGTTCTTCACAAAGCGATGGAAGTGGCACCCGGCATCCATAACAGTACAGTGATTGAAACAAGGGTGGGGTTTCGACCATTCACTCCCGGTTTTCTCCCCGTTTTCGGAGCGATGCCGGGACTTCCTGGGGTGTTGGTAGCGAATGGGCTTGGAGCATCTGGATTGACGATCGGCCCGTATCTTGGTTCGGAGCTCGCGAAGCTTGCACTTGGTGAACCTACTGAACTGGATCCTGTTGACTATGATGTAGCAGGAGCCATCGGGTAA
- the paaB gene encoding 1,2-phenylacetyl-CoA epoxidase subunit PaaB translates to MSDKGQNFYQEFEVFSKRTDGAQMQHQFSLLAPNHELAMVMAQENFMRREPVSDIWVVKRSDVRMMTPEERESVGRLDNKDYRNAKGYGYLKKKWRQYEQEMLDEKEIMSWGELVKKK, encoded by the coding sequence ATGTCAGACAAGGGGCAGAACTTTTATCAGGAATTTGAAGTGTTTAGTAAGAGAACGGACGGGGCGCAGATGCAGCACCAATTCAGTCTGTTGGCTCCCAACCATGAACTTGCCATGGTAATGGCTCAAGAGAATTTCATGAGAAGAGAGCCGGTTTCGGATATATGGGTTGTGAAGCGGTCGGACGTCCGGATGATGACACCTGAGGAAAGAGAGAGTGTCGGCCGTCTTGATAATAAAGATTATCGGAACGCCAAAGGCTACGGTTATCTGAAGAAGAAGTGGAGACAGTACGAACAGGAAATGCTCGATGAGAAAGAGATCATGTCATGGGGAGAGTTGGTGAAGAAGAAATGA
- the paaD gene encoding 1,2-phenylacetyl-CoA epoxidase subunit PaaD, with amino-acid sequence MTATVLDVLQTVKDPEIDSISIVDLGMVNRIHHHENALMIELLPTFVGCPALDIIKGNVEKVCRDQLGIQSVQVQFVYSPPWTSDRLTETGRERLKEFGIAPPPEHFTGEEDWEIHCPYCDSPYTSMENLFGPTACRSILYCKQCRNPFEAMKPISTMM; translated from the coding sequence ATGACTGCAACCGTTTTAGATGTTCTTCAAACTGTGAAAGATCCTGAAATAGATTCCATCAGCATTGTGGATTTAGGTATGGTCAATCGTATTCATCATCACGAAAATGCTCTGATGATTGAACTCCTCCCAACCTTTGTGGGCTGTCCTGCATTGGACATTATTAAAGGAAATGTGGAGAAGGTTTGTCGGGATCAGCTTGGAATTCAATCCGTACAGGTGCAATTTGTCTATTCGCCTCCCTGGACATCCGACCGGTTAACCGAAACTGGCCGGGAAAGACTGAAGGAATTCGGCATCGCACCCCCGCCTGAACATTTCACCGGGGAAGAAGATTGGGAGATTCATTGTCCATATTGTGATTCCCCCTATACTTCAATGGAGAACCTGTTCGGTCCCACCGCCTGCAGAAGCATTCTATACTGCAAGCAATGCCGCAACCCGTTCGAAGCCATGAAGCCAATATCGACGATGATGTGA
- a CDS encoding enoyl-CoA hydratase-related protein, whose translation MSKEYEYIVVSEREGLGFIELNRPKVLNAINRPMVSELVNAFEAFDRNDSVKAIVLSGRGRAFAAGADIDEMAEDGAIDLELLNQFTEWDRLAWIKKPIIGAVQGFALGGGFELALCCDILFASEDASFGFPEVNLGVMPGAGGTQRLTKLIGKSRAMEWLLSGDMFTATQALEWGVINRAIPKELLIEETGKFAKKLAAKPPLSLRLIKESVHKAVDSSIYEGMQYERKNFYLLFASEDQKEGMKAFVEKRKPNFKGK comes from the coding sequence ATGAGTAAAGAGTACGAATATATCGTAGTGAGCGAGAGGGAAGGGCTTGGTTTTATTGAATTGAACAGACCTAAAGTCCTGAACGCCATCAATCGTCCTATGGTATCGGAGTTAGTCAATGCTTTCGAGGCATTTGACCGGAACGACAGTGTGAAAGCAATTGTTTTATCTGGTAGGGGCAGAGCCTTTGCTGCAGGAGCAGACATTGATGAAATGGCAGAGGACGGCGCCATAGATTTAGAACTCTTGAATCAATTTACCGAATGGGACCGCTTGGCCTGGATTAAGAAGCCGATCATCGGAGCGGTCCAGGGTTTTGCATTAGGAGGCGGGTTTGAGTTAGCTCTATGCTGCGACATACTATTCGCTTCTGAGGATGCGAGCTTTGGATTTCCTGAGGTGAATCTTGGGGTCATGCCTGGAGCGGGAGGGACACAGAGGCTCACCAAGCTGATAGGGAAATCAAGAGCGATGGAATGGCTGTTATCGGGAGACATGTTTACAGCCACGCAAGCTCTCGAGTGGGGAGTCATCAACCGGGCGATTCCGAAAGAGTTATTAATAGAAGAAACCGGGAAGTTTGCGAAGAAATTAGCTGCAAAGCCACCGCTTTCCCTGCGTCTAATCAAGGAATCTGTTCATAAAGCCGTTGATTCTTCGATTTATGAAGGGATGCAATATGAGCGGAAGAACTTCTATCTTCTCTTTGCCTCTGAAGATCAGAAAGAAGGCATGAAAGCTTTTGTGGAAAAACGGAAACCGAATTTTAAAGGGAAATAA
- a CDS encoding ABC-F family ATP-binding cassette domain-containing protein: MSLLSVQNLTHGFGDRAIFNDVSFRLLKGEHIGLIGANGEGKSTFMNIITGKLEPDEGKVEWAKRIRIGYLDQHAKLKQGMTIRDVLKTAFQYLFDMETEMNELFAKMGEATPEELEGLLEETGTLQDALTNNDFYIIDAKVEEIGRGLGLDDIGLDKDVHDLSGGQRTKVLLAKLLLEKPEILLLDEPTNYLDEQHINWLRRYLQEYENAFILISHDIPFLNSVINLIYHMENQELNRYAGDYHEFKRVHEMKKQQLESAFKRQQQEISELKDFVARNKARVSTRNMAMSRQKKLDKMDMIELAAEKPKPEFHFKQARTAGRVIFETKDLVIGYDEPLSKPLNLKMERGQKIALSGANGIGKTTLLRSILGEIKPISGSVELGDYLHIGYFEQEIKTKNNNTCIEEVWNEFPSFNQAEVRAALAKCGLTTKHIESKVEVLSGGEKAKVRLCKLMNKESNVLVFDEPTNHLDVEAKEELKRALKEYKGTVLLISHEPEFYQDVATEVWNCENWTTKLF, encoded by the coding sequence ATGAGTTTATTATCAGTTCAAAATTTGACTCACGGTTTCGGTGACCGTGCGATTTTTAATGACGTTTCTTTCCGTTTGTTAAAGGGTGAGCATATCGGCTTAATCGGTGCCAACGGAGAAGGGAAGTCTACCTTTATGAACATCATTACAGGAAAGCTTGAGCCCGATGAAGGAAAAGTGGAGTGGGCGAAGCGAATCCGTATCGGATATCTCGATCAGCATGCGAAGCTTAAGCAAGGCATGACGATTCGGGATGTGTTGAAGACAGCCTTTCAATATCTTTTTGACATGGAAACTGAAATGAATGAATTATTTGCAAAAATGGGAGAAGCCACTCCAGAAGAGTTGGAAGGATTGCTGGAAGAAACCGGTACTCTTCAAGACGCCCTTACAAATAATGATTTTTATATCATTGACGCAAAGGTAGAAGAAATTGGTCGAGGTCTGGGATTAGATGACATTGGCTTGGATAAGGATGTTCACGATTTAAGCGGAGGACAAAGAACGAAAGTCTTACTGGCTAAGCTATTACTGGAAAAACCGGAAATTCTATTACTCGATGAGCCGACCAACTATCTTGATGAGCAGCATATCAATTGGTTGAGACGCTACCTGCAGGAATATGAAAATGCGTTTATCCTGATTTCACATGATATTCCATTCTTAAATAGTGTCATTAACCTTATTTATCATATGGAAAATCAAGAGCTGAATCGTTATGCGGGAGATTATCATGAATTTAAACGCGTCCATGAAATGAAGAAGCAACAACTTGAGTCAGCTTTCAAGAGACAGCAGCAGGAAATTTCGGAGTTGAAGGATTTCGTTGCCCGTAACAAAGCGCGAGTATCCACTCGAAACATGGCGATGTCCCGTCAGAAGAAGCTGGATAAGATGGACATGATTGAACTGGCTGCCGAAAAGCCGAAGCCTGAGTTTCATTTCAAACAAGCAAGAACTGCCGGCAGGGTCATTTTTGAAACGAAGGATCTTGTGATCGGTTATGATGAACCATTGTCCAAACCACTCAATCTCAAGATGGAACGCGGTCAGAAGATTGCTCTATCTGGAGCAAACGGTATCGGGAAGACGACTCTACTAAGAAGTATTTTAGGAGAAATCAAACCCATTTCAGGTTCAGTGGAGCTGGGAGACTATCTTCATATCGGTTACTTTGAACAGGAAATCAAGACAAAAAATAATAACACGTGTATTGAAGAGGTGTGGAATGAATTCCCGTCCTTCAATCAAGCGGAAGTGCGTGCTGCCCTGGCGAAATGCGGCCTGACGACAAAGCATATCGAAAGCAAGGTGGAAGTGCTGAGCGGTGGAGAAAAAGCGAAGGTCCGCCTATGTAAATTGATGAACAAAGAATCGAACGTCCTTGTATTCGACGAACCGACCAACCACTTGGACGTTGAGGCAAAAGAAGAATTGAAACGGGCCCTTAAAGAATACAAAGGCACCGTTCTCTTAATCAGTCACGAACCTGAATTCTATCAGGATGTGGCTACAGAAGTATGGAACTGTGAAAACTGGACGACGAAATTATTCTAA